A genomic window from Populus nigra chromosome 7, ddPopNigr1.1, whole genome shotgun sequence includes:
- the LOC133699404 gene encoding mechanosensitive ion channel protein 6-like, giving the protein MDFSLKKSFKGNSSFKHIRRFSGGGGGDNNYSISPEELPILHHHQSDIPYDNQQRTSIGSDYHNEVIVKVDNGNSSSEDSSTDVAKVGRAPSFGFTQNGQQDVMQDPPSRLIGQFLENQKTLGGGEITLDMDMEMDELKGDRGSSHGRHLPSFPESSPTKPSSREIRVSFEPSLSGGSLNGALESVRRRCKEDGSVNSHQRKQEQEREEVLKCSSNASFRRHANPLSRLKTKSRLIDDPSPQELERMSGRIPKSGPMRSGMLSRVLYDEDDEDPLEDVDLPEEYKKDKLSTLTVLQWLSLIVILAALVCSLSIRDLKKVKILNLKLWKWEVLLLVLICGRLVSGWGIHLIVFFIERNFLLRKRVLYFVYGLRKGVQNCWWLGLVLLAWHFLFDKKVQRDTKSDFLEYVTKILVCFLVGNFIWLIKTLMVKVLASSFHVSTYFDRIQESLFNQFVIETLSGPPLIEIQKVEDDVERIAAEVRKLQNAGVTMPAELKASVFPPAKSGRLNPNRVMQKTFTAKSFKFSGKLSQKGEKEADDGITIDHLHKLNTKNISAWNMKRLMKIVRHGSLSTLDEQILGAATEDESTTHIRSENEAKVAARKIFNNVARHGSKYIYLHDLMRFLEEDQALKTMSFFEETSETSRIGKSSLKNWVVNAFRERRALALTLNDTKTAVNKLHQMINAIVGIVIVVISLVILGIAKSKFFVLLGSQVLVVSFVFGNTAKTLFESIIFLFVIHPFDVGDRCEIDGVQLIVEEMNILTTFFLRADNQKVLYPNSILATKPIGNYYRSPDMGDSVEFHIHICTPAEKVALMKQRITGYIEGKKEHWYPDPSFVFKEVVDLNKMMVAVWIRHRMNHQDMAEKTKRRALLLEEMVKIFSELDIQYRLFPIDINIRAMPPLDKKYLLP; this is encoded by the exons ATGGATTTCTCTCTTAAGAAATCATTCAAAGGCAATAGTTCTTTTAAACACATTAGGAGATTCTCTGGTGGCGGAGGGGGGGACAATAATTATAGCATCAGCCCTGAAGAGCTGCCTATTCTCCACCACCATCAATCAGATATTCCATATGACAATCAACAACGAACGTCAATAGGTTCAGATTACCATAATGAGGTCATTGTCAAGGTTGACAATGGAAATTCCAGCTCAGAAGACAGTTCTACTGATGTTGCTAAGGTTGGCAGAGCACCAAGTTTTGGTTTTACGCAAAATGGACAACAGGACGTGATGCAAGACCCGCCTTCGAGGCTGATCGGTCAGTTCTTGGAAAATCAGAAAACCTTAGGTGGCGGCGAGATTACATTGGACATGGACATGGAAATGGATGAACTAAAAGGTGACCGAGGATCATCACATGGAAGACACCTGCCTTCCTTCCCAGAATCATCACCGACTAAGCCATCCTCTAGAGAAATTCGTGTGTCCTTCGAACCGTCTCTCTCCGGAGGCAGCCTTAATGGTGCACTCGAATCTGTCAGAAGGCGATGCAAGGAGGACGGTTCAGTCAATTCTCATCAACGAAAACAAGAACAGGAACGCGAAGAAGTTTTGAAGTGCTCGTCGAATGCATCCTTTCGGAGACATGCCAATCCACTGTCAAGATTGAAAACTAAATCAAGACTTATAGATGACCCTTCACCACAGGAATTGGAGAGAATGTCAGGGAGGATACCAAAGTCTGGGCCAATGAGATCCGGGATGTTAAGTAGGGTGTTGtatgatgaggatgatgaggaTCCATTAGAGGATGTGGACTTACCGGAAGAGTACAAGAAGGACAAGTTAAGTACATTGACTGTCCTCCAATGGCTGAGTTTGATTGTGATTTTAGCTGCACTGGTGTGTAGTCTTTCTATTCGTGATTTAAAGAAAGTGAAGATTTTGAACCTTAAGTTATGGAAATGGGAAGTTTTGTTGCTGGTTTTGATATGTGGAAGGTTGGTTTCGGGATGGGGGATTCATTTGATAGTGTTTttcattgaaagaaattttttgtTGCGGAAGAGGGTTTTGTATTTTGTGTATGGATTGAGAAAGGGAGTACAGAATTGTTGGTGGTTAGGGCTTGTGTTGTTGGCATGGCACTTCTTATTTGATAAGAAGGTTCAAAGGGATACCAAAAGTGACTTTCTCGAATATGTTACTAAAATCTTGGTTTGTTTTTTGGTGGGGAATTTCATATGGTTGATTAAGACTTTGATGGTTAAGGTGCTTGCTTCTTCTTTCCATGTTAGCACTTATTTTGACAGGATTCAGGAGTCACTCTTCAATCAATTTGTGATAGAAACATTATCAGGTCCACCATTGATTGAAATACAAAAAGTTGAAGATGATGTAGAGAGGATTGCTGCCGAGGTCCGCAAGCTGCAGAATGCTGGGGTTACTATGCCTGCAGAACTCAAGGCATCTGTCTTCCCACCAGCAAAGAGTGGCAGGTTGAATCCCAATAGAGTAATGCAGAAAACTTTCACAGCAAAAAGCTTTAAATTTTCCGGGAAACTTTCACAAAAGGGGGAGAAAGAAGCGGATGATGGGATCACAATTGACCACTTACATAAACTTAATACCAAGAATATTTCAGCTTGGAATATGAAGAGGTTGATGAAAATTGTGCGGCATGGCTCATTGTCCACTTTAGATGAGCAGATACTAGGTGCTGCTACTGAGGACGAATCCACGACACATATCAGAAGCGAAAACGAGGCGAAAGTTGCAGCAagaaaaatttttaataatgtgGCTCGCCATGGATCAAA GTACATCTACTTGCATGATTTGATGCGCTTTTTGGAAGAAGATCAAGCTTTGAAGACAATGAGTTTCTTTGAAGAAACATCTGAAACCAGCAGAATCGGTAAATCATCCCTGAAGAACTGGGTG GTCAATGCTTTCAGGGAAAGAAGGGCACTTGCTCTAACATTGAATGATACAAAGACTGCTGTGAACAAGCTCCATCAGATGATAAACGCAATAGTTGGCATTGTTATAGTTGTAATCTCCCTAGTCATACTTGGAATTGCCAAGAGCAAATTTTTTGTGCTTCTAGGATCACAGGTTCTTGTTGTGTCCTTTGTTTTTGGAAATACTGCCAAGACATTGTTCGAGTCAATTATATTCTTGTTCGTTATCCATCCATTTGACGTCGGAGATAGGTGTGAGATAGATGGAGTCCAG CTGATAGTGGAGGAGATGAACATTCTAACAACTTTCTTCCTAAGAGCTGACAATCAGAAAGTCTTGTATCCTAATAGTATTCTTGCAACCAAACCAATCGGCAATTACTATCGCAGTCCTGACATGGGCGATTCGGTTGAGTTCCACATCCACATATGCACTCCAGCCGAAAAAGTTGCTCTTATGAAGCAGAGAATAACAGG ATACATTGAGGGCAAGAAAGAGCACTGGTATCCTGATCCTTCATTTGTATTCAAGGAAGTAGTAGATTTGAACAAGATGATGGTAGCAGTATGGATTAGGCATAGAATGAACCATCAAGACATGGCAGAGAAAACCAAAAGAAGAGCTCTTCTGCTAGAAGAGATGGTGAAAATATTCAGTGAGCTTGACATTCAATACCGATTATTTCCTATTGATATCAACATCCGTGCCATGCCTCCTCTTGACAAAAAGTATCTCCTGCCTTAG
- the LOC133698562 gene encoding uncharacterized protein LOC133698562 isoform X1, producing MKKRSSAGIDQAVVNVWKRELGQLSTRNFAHRFAASEDLVSRLEIHKKLEKHDGCVNTLSFNAGGDILVSGSDDLRVILWDWETGRDKLSFRSGHDNNVFQANFMPFSDDRTIITCAADGEIRQAQILEGGEVKTILLGKHEESQVHKLAIEPGSPHIFYSCGEDGVVQHFDLRTRSATELFTCLSVDDLKGYRPYVPLNAIAIDPRNPNLFAVGGMDKFAQLYDIRKYKWDVSSDFGQPACYFCPQHLIGNEDTGITGLSFSDQSELLVSYGDEFIYLFTQSMGLRNPPFPSSSFMVSMGSDTSKVEPGSIASSSSMDLDGKNAPQVYMGHRNCETVKGVSFFGPRCEYVSSGSDCGRIFIWKKRGGELIRVMEADKDVVNCTEPHPHTMALASSGIEYDIKIWTPKAIERATLPTNIGQLLMANRIDWFGMSDSSDDNDGDSDDSDIDGDFYDDYSDNGGVCDEDDDKFLGSYDEC from the exons atgaaaaaaagaagcagcgcGGGCATCGATCAAGCAGTAGTTAATGTTTGGAAACGCGAACTCGGCCAACTCTCCACTCGCAATTTCGCTCACCGCTTCGCCGCTTCCGAG gatCTTGTGTCGAGGCTTGAAATTCACAAGAAGTTAGAGAAGCACGATGGATGTGTAAACACGCTGAGTTTCAATGCAGGTGGTGACATTTTGGTGTCGGGTTCAGATGACCTGCGGGTGATTTTATGGGATTGGGAAACTGGGCGTGATAAGCTTTCCTTTCGTTCGGGTCATGATAATAACGTGTTTCAAGCCAACTTCATGCCCTTTTCTGACGATCGAACTATTATTACTTGTGCTGCTGATGGCGAg attcggCAAGCTCAAATTCTGGAAGGGGGGGAAGTGAAGACTATATTGCTAGGAAAACATGAGGAATCACAAGTTCATAAGTTGGCTATTGAGCCTGGGAGTCCTCATATATTCTATTCTTGTGGCGAGGATGGAGTGGTTCAACAT tttgatttgagAACCAGATCTGCCACAGAACTTTTTACTTGCCTTTCTGTTGATGATTTGAAGGGGTATCGTCCATATGTCCCTCTAAATGCTATTGCTATTGATCCAAGGAACCCAAATCTCTTTGCAGTTGGGGGAATGGATAAGTTTGCTCAACTTTATGACATCCGCAAGTATAAGTGGGATGTGTCAAGTGATTTTGGTCAACCTGCATGTTATTTCTGTCCTCAGCATTTGATTGGTAATGAAGATACTGGAATCACAGGCTTGTCATTCTCAGATCAGAGTGAGCTTCTAGTCTCATATGGTGACGAGTTCATCTATCTTTTTACACAAAGCATGGGTTTGAGAAATCCTCCATTTCCATCCTCTTCATTTATGGTTTCAATGGGCAGTGATACAAGCAAAGTAGAACCTGGATCTATAGCTTCTTCGTCATCTATGGATCTGGATGGGAAAAATGCCCCCCAAGTTTATATGGGCCACAGAAATTGTGAGACTGTGAAGGGTGTGAGCTTTTTTGGGCCAAGATGCGAGTATGTTTCTAGCGGGTCTGACTGTGGTCGGATTTTTATTTGGAAGAAAAGGGGTGGAGAGCTTATTCGTGTTATGGAAGCGGATAAGGATGTGGTAAATTGTACTGAGCCCCATCCCCATACCATGGCACTTGCTAGCAGTGGAATCGagtatgatataaaaatatggaCCCCAAAAGCTATTGAGAGAGCTACTCTGCCAACAAACATTGGACAG CTTCTGATGGCCAATCGCATTGATTGGTTTGGCATGAGTGACAGCAGCGACGACAATGATGGTGACAGTGATGACAGTGATATTGATGGTGACTTTTATGATGATTATAGTGACAACGGTGGCGTTtgtgatgaggatgatgataaATTTCTTGGCAGTTATGATGAATGTTGA
- the LOC133698562 gene encoding uncharacterized protein LOC133698562 isoform X2, with amino-acid sequence MKKRSSAGIDQAVVNVWKRELGQLSTRNFAHRFAASEDLVSRLEIHKKLEKHDGCVNTLSFNAGGDILVSGSDDLRVILWDWETGRDKLSFRSGHDNNVFQANFMPFSDDRTIITCAADGEIRQAQILEGGEVKTILLGKHEESQVHKLAIEPGSPHIFYSCGEDGVVQHGYRPYVPLNAIAIDPRNPNLFAVGGMDKFAQLYDIRKYKWDVSSDFGQPACYFCPQHLIGNEDTGITGLSFSDQSELLVSYGDEFIYLFTQSMGLRNPPFPSSSFMVSMGSDTSKVEPGSIASSSSMDLDGKNAPQVYMGHRNCETVKGVSFFGPRCEYVSSGSDCGRIFIWKKRGGELIRVMEADKDVVNCTEPHPHTMALASSGIEYDIKIWTPKAIERATLPTNIGQLLMANRIDWFGMSDSSDDNDGDSDDSDIDGDFYDDYSDNGGVCDEDDDKFLGSYDEC; translated from the exons atgaaaaaaagaagcagcgcGGGCATCGATCAAGCAGTAGTTAATGTTTGGAAACGCGAACTCGGCCAACTCTCCACTCGCAATTTCGCTCACCGCTTCGCCGCTTCCGAG gatCTTGTGTCGAGGCTTGAAATTCACAAGAAGTTAGAGAAGCACGATGGATGTGTAAACACGCTGAGTTTCAATGCAGGTGGTGACATTTTGGTGTCGGGTTCAGATGACCTGCGGGTGATTTTATGGGATTGGGAAACTGGGCGTGATAAGCTTTCCTTTCGTTCGGGTCATGATAATAACGTGTTTCAAGCCAACTTCATGCCCTTTTCTGACGATCGAACTATTATTACTTGTGCTGCTGATGGCGAg attcggCAAGCTCAAATTCTGGAAGGGGGGGAAGTGAAGACTATATTGCTAGGAAAACATGAGGAATCACAAGTTCATAAGTTGGCTATTGAGCCTGGGAGTCCTCATATATTCTATTCTTGTGGCGAGGATGGAGTGGTTCAACAT GGGTATCGTCCATATGTCCCTCTAAATGCTATTGCTATTGATCCAAGGAACCCAAATCTCTTTGCAGTTGGGGGAATGGATAAGTTTGCTCAACTTTATGACATCCGCAAGTATAAGTGGGATGTGTCAAGTGATTTTGGTCAACCTGCATGTTATTTCTGTCCTCAGCATTTGATTGGTAATGAAGATACTGGAATCACAGGCTTGTCATTCTCAGATCAGAGTGAGCTTCTAGTCTCATATGGTGACGAGTTCATCTATCTTTTTACACAAAGCATGGGTTTGAGAAATCCTCCATTTCCATCCTCTTCATTTATGGTTTCAATGGGCAGTGATACAAGCAAAGTAGAACCTGGATCTATAGCTTCTTCGTCATCTATGGATCTGGATGGGAAAAATGCCCCCCAAGTTTATATGGGCCACAGAAATTGTGAGACTGTGAAGGGTGTGAGCTTTTTTGGGCCAAGATGCGAGTATGTTTCTAGCGGGTCTGACTGTGGTCGGATTTTTATTTGGAAGAAAAGGGGTGGAGAGCTTATTCGTGTTATGGAAGCGGATAAGGATGTGGTAAATTGTACTGAGCCCCATCCCCATACCATGGCACTTGCTAGCAGTGGAATCGagtatgatataaaaatatggaCCCCAAAAGCTATTGAGAGAGCTACTCTGCCAACAAACATTGGACAG CTTCTGATGGCCAATCGCATTGATTGGTTTGGCATGAGTGACAGCAGCGACGACAATGATGGTGACAGTGATGACAGTGATATTGATGGTGACTTTTATGATGATTATAGTGACAACGGTGGCGTTtgtgatgaggatgatgataaATTTCTTGGCAGTTATGATGAATGTTGA
- the LOC133698562 gene encoding uncharacterized protein LOC133698562 isoform X3, whose product MKKRSSAGIDQAVVNVWKRELGQLSTRNFAHRFAASEDLVSRLEIHKKLEKHDGCVNTLSFNAGGDILVSGSDDLRVILWDWETGRDKLSFRSGHDNNVFQANFMPFSDDRTIITCAADGEFDLRTRSATELFTCLSVDDLKGYRPYVPLNAIAIDPRNPNLFAVGGMDKFAQLYDIRKYKWDVSSDFGQPACYFCPQHLIGNEDTGITGLSFSDQSELLVSYGDEFIYLFTQSMGLRNPPFPSSSFMVSMGSDTSKVEPGSIASSSSMDLDGKNAPQVYMGHRNCETVKGVSFFGPRCEYVSSGSDCGRIFIWKKRGGELIRVMEADKDVVNCTEPHPHTMALASSGIEYDIKIWTPKAIERATLPTNIGQLLMANRIDWFGMSDSSDDNDGDSDDSDIDGDFYDDYSDNGGVCDEDDDKFLGSYDEC is encoded by the exons atgaaaaaaagaagcagcgcGGGCATCGATCAAGCAGTAGTTAATGTTTGGAAACGCGAACTCGGCCAACTCTCCACTCGCAATTTCGCTCACCGCTTCGCCGCTTCCGAG gatCTTGTGTCGAGGCTTGAAATTCACAAGAAGTTAGAGAAGCACGATGGATGTGTAAACACGCTGAGTTTCAATGCAGGTGGTGACATTTTGGTGTCGGGTTCAGATGACCTGCGGGTGATTTTATGGGATTGGGAAACTGGGCGTGATAAGCTTTCCTTTCGTTCGGGTCATGATAATAACGTGTTTCAAGCCAACTTCATGCCCTTTTCTGACGATCGAACTATTATTACTTGTGCTGCTGATGGCGAg tttgatttgagAACCAGATCTGCCACAGAACTTTTTACTTGCCTTTCTGTTGATGATTTGAAGGGGTATCGTCCATATGTCCCTCTAAATGCTATTGCTATTGATCCAAGGAACCCAAATCTCTTTGCAGTTGGGGGAATGGATAAGTTTGCTCAACTTTATGACATCCGCAAGTATAAGTGGGATGTGTCAAGTGATTTTGGTCAACCTGCATGTTATTTCTGTCCTCAGCATTTGATTGGTAATGAAGATACTGGAATCACAGGCTTGTCATTCTCAGATCAGAGTGAGCTTCTAGTCTCATATGGTGACGAGTTCATCTATCTTTTTACACAAAGCATGGGTTTGAGAAATCCTCCATTTCCATCCTCTTCATTTATGGTTTCAATGGGCAGTGATACAAGCAAAGTAGAACCTGGATCTATAGCTTCTTCGTCATCTATGGATCTGGATGGGAAAAATGCCCCCCAAGTTTATATGGGCCACAGAAATTGTGAGACTGTGAAGGGTGTGAGCTTTTTTGGGCCAAGATGCGAGTATGTTTCTAGCGGGTCTGACTGTGGTCGGATTTTTATTTGGAAGAAAAGGGGTGGAGAGCTTATTCGTGTTATGGAAGCGGATAAGGATGTGGTAAATTGTACTGAGCCCCATCCCCATACCATGGCACTTGCTAGCAGTGGAATCGagtatgatataaaaatatggaCCCCAAAAGCTATTGAGAGAGCTACTCTGCCAACAAACATTGGACAG CTTCTGATGGCCAATCGCATTGATTGGTTTGGCATGAGTGACAGCAGCGACGACAATGATGGTGACAGTGATGACAGTGATATTGATGGTGACTTTTATGATGATTATAGTGACAACGGTGGCGTTtgtgatgaggatgatgataaATTTCTTGGCAGTTATGATGAATGTTGA
- the LOC133698562 gene encoding uncharacterized protein LOC133698562 isoform X4: MKKRSSAGIDQAVVNVWKRELGQLSTRNFAHRFAASEDLVSRLEIHKKLEKHDGCVNTLSFNAGGDILVSGSDDLRVILWDWETGRDKLSFRSGHDNNVFQANFMPFSDDRTIITCAADGEIRQAQILEGGEVKTILLGKHEESQVHKLAIEPGSPHIFYSCGEDGVVQHFDLRTRSATELFTCLSVDDLKGYRPYVPLNAIAIDPRNPNLFAVGGMDKFAQLYDIRKYKWDVSSDFGQPACYFCPQHLIGNEDTGITGLSFSDQSELLVSYGDEFIYLFTQSMGLRNPPFPSSSFMVSMGSDTSKVEPGSIASSSSMDLDGKNAPQVYMGHRNCETVKGVSFFGPRCEYVSSGSDCGRIFIWKKRGGELIRVMEADKDVVNCTEPHPHTMALASSGIEYDIKIWTPKAIERATLPTNIGQIATISML; this comes from the exons atgaaaaaaagaagcagcgcGGGCATCGATCAAGCAGTAGTTAATGTTTGGAAACGCGAACTCGGCCAACTCTCCACTCGCAATTTCGCTCACCGCTTCGCCGCTTCCGAG gatCTTGTGTCGAGGCTTGAAATTCACAAGAAGTTAGAGAAGCACGATGGATGTGTAAACACGCTGAGTTTCAATGCAGGTGGTGACATTTTGGTGTCGGGTTCAGATGACCTGCGGGTGATTTTATGGGATTGGGAAACTGGGCGTGATAAGCTTTCCTTTCGTTCGGGTCATGATAATAACGTGTTTCAAGCCAACTTCATGCCCTTTTCTGACGATCGAACTATTATTACTTGTGCTGCTGATGGCGAg attcggCAAGCTCAAATTCTGGAAGGGGGGGAAGTGAAGACTATATTGCTAGGAAAACATGAGGAATCACAAGTTCATAAGTTGGCTATTGAGCCTGGGAGTCCTCATATATTCTATTCTTGTGGCGAGGATGGAGTGGTTCAACAT tttgatttgagAACCAGATCTGCCACAGAACTTTTTACTTGCCTTTCTGTTGATGATTTGAAGGGGTATCGTCCATATGTCCCTCTAAATGCTATTGCTATTGATCCAAGGAACCCAAATCTCTTTGCAGTTGGGGGAATGGATAAGTTTGCTCAACTTTATGACATCCGCAAGTATAAGTGGGATGTGTCAAGTGATTTTGGTCAACCTGCATGTTATTTCTGTCCTCAGCATTTGATTGGTAATGAAGATACTGGAATCACAGGCTTGTCATTCTCAGATCAGAGTGAGCTTCTAGTCTCATATGGTGACGAGTTCATCTATCTTTTTACACAAAGCATGGGTTTGAGAAATCCTCCATTTCCATCCTCTTCATTTATGGTTTCAATGGGCAGTGATACAAGCAAAGTAGAACCTGGATCTATAGCTTCTTCGTCATCTATGGATCTGGATGGGAAAAATGCCCCCCAAGTTTATATGGGCCACAGAAATTGTGAGACTGTGAAGGGTGTGAGCTTTTTTGGGCCAAGATGCGAGTATGTTTCTAGCGGGTCTGACTGTGGTCGGATTTTTATTTGGAAGAAAAGGGGTGGAGAGCTTATTCGTGTTATGGAAGCGGATAAGGATGTGGTAAATTGTACTGAGCCCCATCCCCATACCATGGCACTTGCTAGCAGTGGAATCGagtatgatataaaaatatggaCCCCAAAAGCTATTGAGAGAGCTACTCTGCCAACAAACATTGGACAG ATTGCTACAATATCCATGCTATAG
- the LOC133698562 gene encoding uncharacterized protein LOC133698562 isoform X5 — protein sequence MKKRSSAGIDQAVVNVWKRELGQLSTRNFAHRFAASEDLVSRLEIHKKLEKHDGCVNTLSFNAGGDILVSGSDDLRVILWDWETGRDKLSFRSGHDNNVFQANFMPFSDDRTIITCAADGEIRQAQILEGGEVKTILLGKHEESQVHKLAIEPGSPHIFYSCGEDGVVQHFDLRTRSATELFTCLSVDDLKGYRPYVPLNAIAIDPRNPNLFAVGGMDKFAQLYDIRKYKWDVSSDFGQPACYFCPQHLIGNEDTGITGLSFSDQSELLVSYGDEFIYLFTQSMGLRNPPFPSSSFMVSMGSDTSKVEPGSIASSSSMDLDGKNAPQVYMGHRNCETVKGVSFFGPRCEYVSSGSDCGRIFIWKKRGGELIRVMEADKDVVNCTEPHPHTMALASSGIEYDIKIWTPKAIERATLPTNIGQRRQ from the exons atgaaaaaaagaagcagcgcGGGCATCGATCAAGCAGTAGTTAATGTTTGGAAACGCGAACTCGGCCAACTCTCCACTCGCAATTTCGCTCACCGCTTCGCCGCTTCCGAG gatCTTGTGTCGAGGCTTGAAATTCACAAGAAGTTAGAGAAGCACGATGGATGTGTAAACACGCTGAGTTTCAATGCAGGTGGTGACATTTTGGTGTCGGGTTCAGATGACCTGCGGGTGATTTTATGGGATTGGGAAACTGGGCGTGATAAGCTTTCCTTTCGTTCGGGTCATGATAATAACGTGTTTCAAGCCAACTTCATGCCCTTTTCTGACGATCGAACTATTATTACTTGTGCTGCTGATGGCGAg attcggCAAGCTCAAATTCTGGAAGGGGGGGAAGTGAAGACTATATTGCTAGGAAAACATGAGGAATCACAAGTTCATAAGTTGGCTATTGAGCCTGGGAGTCCTCATATATTCTATTCTTGTGGCGAGGATGGAGTGGTTCAACAT tttgatttgagAACCAGATCTGCCACAGAACTTTTTACTTGCCTTTCTGTTGATGATTTGAAGGGGTATCGTCCATATGTCCCTCTAAATGCTATTGCTATTGATCCAAGGAACCCAAATCTCTTTGCAGTTGGGGGAATGGATAAGTTTGCTCAACTTTATGACATCCGCAAGTATAAGTGGGATGTGTCAAGTGATTTTGGTCAACCTGCATGTTATTTCTGTCCTCAGCATTTGATTGGTAATGAAGATACTGGAATCACAGGCTTGTCATTCTCAGATCAGAGTGAGCTTCTAGTCTCATATGGTGACGAGTTCATCTATCTTTTTACACAAAGCATGGGTTTGAGAAATCCTCCATTTCCATCCTCTTCATTTATGGTTTCAATGGGCAGTGATACAAGCAAAGTAGAACCTGGATCTATAGCTTCTTCGTCATCTATGGATCTGGATGGGAAAAATGCCCCCCAAGTTTATATGGGCCACAGAAATTGTGAGACTGTGAAGGGTGTGAGCTTTTTTGGGCCAAGATGCGAGTATGTTTCTAGCGGGTCTGACTGTGGTCGGATTTTTATTTGGAAGAAAAGGGGTGGAGAGCTTATTCGTGTTATGGAAGCGGATAAGGATGTGGTAAATTGTACTGAGCCCCATCCCCATACCATGGCACTTGCTAGCAGTGGAATCGagtatgatataaaaatatggaCCCCAAAAGCTATTGAGAGAGCTACTCTGCCAACAAACATTGGACAG CGACGACAATGA
- the LOC133698562 gene encoding uncharacterized protein LOC133698562 isoform X6, which produces MPFSDDRTIITCAADGEIRQAQILEGGEVKTILLGKHEESQVHKLAIEPGSPHIFYSCGEDGVVQHFDLRTRSATELFTCLSVDDLKGYRPYVPLNAIAIDPRNPNLFAVGGMDKFAQLYDIRKYKWDVSSDFGQPACYFCPQHLIGNEDTGITGLSFSDQSELLVSYGDEFIYLFTQSMGLRNPPFPSSSFMVSMGSDTSKVEPGSIASSSSMDLDGKNAPQVYMGHRNCETVKGVSFFGPRCEYVSSGSDCGRIFIWKKRGGELIRVMEADKDVVNCTEPHPHTMALASSGIEYDIKIWTPKAIERATLPTNIGQLLMANRIDWFGMSDSSDDNDGDSDDSDIDGDFYDDYSDNGGVCDEDDDKFLGSYDEC; this is translated from the exons ATGCCCTTTTCTGACGATCGAACTATTATTACTTGTGCTGCTGATGGCGAg attcggCAAGCTCAAATTCTGGAAGGGGGGGAAGTGAAGACTATATTGCTAGGAAAACATGAGGAATCACAAGTTCATAAGTTGGCTATTGAGCCTGGGAGTCCTCATATATTCTATTCTTGTGGCGAGGATGGAGTGGTTCAACAT tttgatttgagAACCAGATCTGCCACAGAACTTTTTACTTGCCTTTCTGTTGATGATTTGAAGGGGTATCGTCCATATGTCCCTCTAAATGCTATTGCTATTGATCCAAGGAACCCAAATCTCTTTGCAGTTGGGGGAATGGATAAGTTTGCTCAACTTTATGACATCCGCAAGTATAAGTGGGATGTGTCAAGTGATTTTGGTCAACCTGCATGTTATTTCTGTCCTCAGCATTTGATTGGTAATGAAGATACTGGAATCACAGGCTTGTCATTCTCAGATCAGAGTGAGCTTCTAGTCTCATATGGTGACGAGTTCATCTATCTTTTTACACAAAGCATGGGTTTGAGAAATCCTCCATTTCCATCCTCTTCATTTATGGTTTCAATGGGCAGTGATACAAGCAAAGTAGAACCTGGATCTATAGCTTCTTCGTCATCTATGGATCTGGATGGGAAAAATGCCCCCCAAGTTTATATGGGCCACAGAAATTGTGAGACTGTGAAGGGTGTGAGCTTTTTTGGGCCAAGATGCGAGTATGTTTCTAGCGGGTCTGACTGTGGTCGGATTTTTATTTGGAAGAAAAGGGGTGGAGAGCTTATTCGTGTTATGGAAGCGGATAAGGATGTGGTAAATTGTACTGAGCCCCATCCCCATACCATGGCACTTGCTAGCAGTGGAATCGagtatgatataaaaatatggaCCCCAAAAGCTATTGAGAGAGCTACTCTGCCAACAAACATTGGACAG CTTCTGATGGCCAATCGCATTGATTGGTTTGGCATGAGTGACAGCAGCGACGACAATGATGGTGACAGTGATGACAGTGATATTGATGGTGACTTTTATGATGATTATAGTGACAACGGTGGCGTTtgtgatgaggatgatgataaATTTCTTGGCAGTTATGATGAATGTTGA